The following are encoded in a window of Candidatus Eisenbacteria bacterium genomic DNA:
- a CDS encoding acyl-CoA dehydrogenase family protein: protein MDLPDIKPIRAFLEERHVAFAREIAAWSVALGRRGVPQDDAACRMEARALLQMLGKDRWFEPIKAQDWRSCCLAREALAAVSPLADAVFALQALGALPIFRSGSPQQRELYALPAVSGRSMAAFAMTERQAGSDVSAIATTAVREGDSYVLDGLKTFISNAGIADFYTVFASTDLGARSKGISCFVVPAHSDGLRFVGPQILSAPHPLGEIQFDGCRVPLENRVGEEGKGFGIGLGTLD, encoded by the coding sequence ATGGACCTTCCCGACATCAAGCCGATCCGGGCGTTCCTCGAGGAGCGCCACGTCGCCTTCGCGCGCGAAATCGCCGCGTGGTCGGTCGCGCTGGGCCGCCGCGGAGTGCCTCAAGATGATGCCGCGTGCCGTATGGAGGCGCGCGCATTGCTCCAGATGCTGGGCAAGGATCGCTGGTTCGAGCCGATCAAGGCCCAGGACTGGCGCTCGTGCTGCCTGGCGCGCGAGGCGCTGGCTGCCGTGTCGCCGCTGGCCGACGCGGTGTTCGCGCTGCAGGCGCTCGGAGCGCTTCCCATTTTTCGCTCCGGCTCGCCGCAGCAACGCGAGCTGTATGCGCTCCCCGCGGTGAGCGGCCGCTCGATGGCGGCCTTCGCGATGACCGAGCGCCAGGCGGGGTCCGACGTGTCGGCGATCGCGACCACCGCCGTCCGCGAGGGCGACAGCTACGTGCTCGACGGCCTCAAGACCTTCATCTCCAACGCCGGGATCGCCGACTTCTACACCGTCTTCGCGTCCACCGATCTCGGTGCGCGCAGCAAGGGCATCAGCTGCTTCGTCGTGCCCGCGCACTCGGACGGTCTGCGCTTCGTCGGACCGCAGATTCTCTCCGCGCCCCATCCGCTCGGCGAGATCCAGTTCGACGGCTGCCGGGTCCCGCTCGAAAACCGCGTGGGTGAAGAAGGCAAGGGGTTCGGGATCGGTCTCGGCACGCTGGAT